Part of the Moorella sp. E308F genome, AACGGCAACCTCAGGTGACACTTTAGTTAACATGGCTAAAGCCGTGCCGACATAGCCGGCAAAATTCAAATCAGCCGCCATTGCCCCGCCGGGAGTAACAGCACCAATATACAAGGCATTAATAGTAGCACCAATCATCATACCGGTAGGCAGGTCTCCTAAAATTAATCCAACTATGGTACCGGCAATCAGGGGACGCCCAAAAACATACCAGCCTATAGGCTGACCTCCCAGCCAGGGGGTGGCAATCCATCCCAGGTAGCCGGCAAAGGCAATAGCTGCCGCCTGCCATAATTCCATCTTTAACCCTCCTTCATACCTTTACTACCTTTTCCCATGTAAAACGGGTATCACCCGGAACAGTCTGAAAATATACTTCATAACCCATTGCTTTAATTTCTTTTAGCGCTGCCAGGCCGCTGGCATCCAGGTAAACGTTAGGAGTAATTTTGGTCCTCTCCGGCGTCTTGCCGGCATTGCCCATATTAATCTCCCGAGGAAACACGTTATTGTTATCCACCCTGGCAATAAGCCTCTGAGCTACCTCCGGCGTCTTGACAATGAGCATGACCCGGTTAGCCTCGTCACTCTGGGCTAAAGCCTGGCTGGCTGCTTCCACATCATAGACACTCACCGGTATTCCCGGCGGCGCCGCCATTTTTAAAACTTTAGTCAGCACAGGGTTACGAGCACTGGTATCATCGACAACCATAATACTTTTGGCTTTAACATGGCATACCCAGGCCGTAACTACCTGGCCATGAATCAAGCGTTCATCGATCCGGAATAAAACTACCGCACTCAAACCTCCAAACACCTCCTTTCCGTTGTATCTCGAGAACTCCTTTCCTCTTTACCTAACACCTCCGTAAAGAAATTTTTATTAACGTAACAATTCCTTAACGTTGCAAGTTTCATGCCAGCCTTCAGAGTATCCAGGCCGGGAATAAGTGTTTAAAACACAAGGAAACACAAAAACCCCCACGGCAAACAACCAGCCGGGGTTACAGGCCCCGGCCTCATTGTCCAGCCCGGCTCAAGTCTCCTGTAGAAATTGGACCATAAAGGCTATCTCACCGGTAGGAATAGTTATATTAAAATTCTTTTCCAGGCCGGCCAGGGCTTCGGCCACTGCCAGCCATTCCCGCGGGTAGCGTCTTTTTATCTCCTCTTCCCCCGGCCAGGAACTGCCCTGTTCGCCGGCCTGCAGCCTTTCTACCAGGCAACTCAAATGGACGATCAGATTAATTTTATGGTGCGGCAACAACCGGCGCCCAAGGCTCTGGCTGAGTTGCCGGGTGATTTGTGAACAAAGATCTAGCATTTTGCCAGGCTCCAAAAAACGCAGGTACTGGGCCAGGACCGCCTCCAATTCCTGAGGTGTAATATCCTGCTCTCTAGCTGGTAACTGCAATAGTTCCTGCAAACGCCGGCGGCCCTGCCCCAGCAGCCATTCCTCCAGGGAAATAAAGGGTACATCCGGGATTTTCAGGTCAACGCTACCGATCACGGCTACCAGTTTCCCTTTTCCTTTTAGAGCTTGCCATCCCATCCCGCTGTCGGTTACCTGGCCGTTCATATTAACCGTAACAATATTTATCTCCTCCCTATCCCCCAGCCATTCCCGGATCATGGACTTGATCCGGCGGGCCGCCCCTTCCCCTGTCAGGCAGGTAGCAACGATGATTTTATTCCCCTGCCCTTCCAGGGGCCAATATTCTTCCAGGTAATGATACTTTCCTATTTCTGTTACCAGTTCATGCAGGGGAAACCTGCTGGCTTTACGCACAGCCTCGATAACCATCGCCGTCGTGACATTATCCAGAACGTGAATTTTAAGACCCGTCCGTTTCGCAATTATTTCACCCCAAGAAATTAAAGGCTCCATATCTACTAGCAGGAGTACACCACTTCCTCTATCAGCCTGGCGGACCACCCTGGTGGCTTCAATCAGCCACTGCTGCGGTTCGCCCTCCAGGGGTACATCCAGGGCCAGGGCCGCACTGGTACCTACCAGTTTATTGGCTACTTCCGCCATGCTGGTAGCCGTACGGCTGCCGTGGGCCATGACAACGACTCCCACCGGTTCCCATGCCGGTTCTTTTCCCTCCCTGCCTGCCCGGAACAACATGGCCAGAAATCCCGCTTCATCCGGGGGGAGGACAAGGTTTAATCTCTTTTCAATTAAAGCCATGATTTTCCGGGCGACTTCTATCTCCCGGGGGTATTCCTTGGCAATCTCTTCCAAGTAGGGGTTGATAATTTCCTGCCCGGTCTTTAACCGCTGCCGGCAGACGTTGAGATGCAGGGCCAGGGCCAGGAAAGTACTGGTGTCGACCTGCCCCGGCAAGTCTTCCCTGGCTATTTTAATGGCCTCCTGGGCCAGGGCGATGATATCCTGGCCAACCAGGCGCGCCAGCCGTAACCTGGCATTTTTCCAATCCTGGACCGTCTCTTTCAGGTAGCGGTGATAATATTCTTCTAGGGCCTGCCGGGCCCGCTTCCATTGAACTTCATTGTTTATACTCTCAACCCCGTTAGCTTCCCTTTCTTTCTCCAGTAAAGTATAAAGGTCTGGTACCTGGCAAGCCGCGGTAACCCCGGCTTCATCAGGTTCAATATACCATTCCTCTTCCAGGACCAGCCCGGCCAGTTCCTGGAGGTAGTTATCTCCAGCAGCAGAGCGTGGCTGAACATGGGGCGGCAGGCTGGCCGCTGTAATAACTACTTCCCTGGTCCCCTTGCTGGTGGCATCCAGGAAGGCACGGGCACAGGTTAAACGGATATCGTTAAATAGCTGGCCAATATTTCCCGGGCAATCATAGAGGAGCAGGGCGCGGATGGCATCAGCAGTAACCTTTAAAGGCCGGCCAATCTGCCGGCTTTCACCCGCCAATAGTTGCTTTAGAAGCAATAACCTTTCGGCCAGGGGGCGCTCGGCCAGGGGCGGGATATTGATCACTACCGGAAAACGCCGGTAAAAGGTGGCCAGTAAGGAAGAATGGGGGTCGGCGGTGGTGGCGCCGATAACCAGGGTGGTGCAGGAACGGTAGCTCCCGGTTTCTCCTAATCGCCGGTACTGGCCGTTATCCATTAAATAAAAGAGCATTTCCTGGCCTTCCGGGGGTAGGCGGTGGATCTCATCCAGGAAGAGGATACTCTTGTGGGCGGCATCTACCAGGCCGGGCTTTTCCTGGGCAGCCCCCGTAAAGGCGCCTTTAACATGGCCGAAGAGCTGGCTCATGAGCAGCTGGGGATTGTGGGCATAATCGGCGCAGTTGAAAGAGACCAGCTGGGCCTGGCCGGTAACTCGCCCCAAAGTTTGGGCGTACCTGAACATAGTCCGAGCAAAAAGGGTTTTACCGCTGCCGGTAGGGCCGATAAGGAGGGTATGCAGGCCGTGGGGCGGGTAAAGGAGGGCGGCCCGGGCCTGCTCCACGGCTACCTTGAGGCTTGAATTCCAGCCCAATAGACTGGTAAAAGGATTCATTTCGATTTCCTGGACTGCCATCCTTCCGGTATCTTCCCTGCCATTTCTGGCCTTACTCTCTTCCCAGTATTGCCTGGTGACAAACCTTACCGGCCGGCCGGGAAATTTAACCACCAGCCCTTCCTTGACCAGGTAATTAAGGTCGCCGCTGGCATTGCTGCGGGTTATGCCTGCCTCCCGGGCCACTTCTTGCGCCGTAAAGCCAATTTCCAGTTGACCTGCCGGCGCTTTTTCCCGGCAGAGCCTGTCCAGGGCTAACAATACTTTTTTCTTGCGTTCCATTATCCCCCGCTCCTCACTCTAAAACACTTTAAAACACTATTATAATGTATAATGTAGCTTATTTTCAGGCTGAGAGCAAGAACATTTTGAAATAAACGGGAGAACTCAAATAAGGAAAAGTCACTGGTAAACTTTCACATCCCCGTAAAAAATGGTATAATTACAGTGGTGAAAAGTTGAAAGAGACCTAAAAGATTATCCTCAAGCTGGGGAAAGGGCAGGAGATACCCGTTGAGGTTACCGGCTTTCTTAAAAAAGTATTTTTGGGATGTGTCTTTTGACAGCCTGGACAGCCGGGATGAGTCCTATTTTATCCTCGAGCGGTTGTTGGAATATGGGGATACTAGAGCCATCCGGTGGGTTATGAGACAGTACAGGGATGAAGAGCTCCTGGAAGTAATCAAGACGAGCCCTAGATTGTCCGCTAAAACCGGCAATTTCTGGCGCTGTTACTACCATTTGCAGGAGGATGACCTCAGGTGTTTACGTCCACCCTCCCACCGCAGGGACAAGGTGCATTGGAATTACTAAGTTCTGCCGGTATACTGCAGGACTTTTACCTGGCCGGCGGCACGGCCCTGGCCTTACACCTGGGACATCGCCTTTCGGAAGACCTGGATTTCTTTTCGCCATCTCCTGTAGATACTTTAATGCTTAAACAAAGGCTCGATGAGTTGGACGACTTTCAGTTACTGGGGGAAAGGTGGGGCACCCTGCACGGGATTTTCCGGGGAATTAAAGTTAGTTTTCTGTATTACCGGTATCCCCTTCTCTTTCCCCTTGCTAAGTTCAGGGGTTGCCCGGTGGCATCCCCTGAAGATATTGCCCCGATGAAAATAGAAGCCATCGCCTCGCGGGGCAGCAGAAAGGACTTTTATGACCTGTATTTTATTGCCCGGGAAATTGCCGACGTGCGCCAGTGCCTGGAATTTTACCGGCGTAAGTTTGCGTCTTAAACCCCATGAGGAGGAACTGGCCAGAAGCCTGCAGAGAGAATCCGCTAAAGTTTGGAACACCGTCATGACCATCCACCGCTTATTCTGGTTTAAATACGGCATCTGGATAGACGAAGCCACGATGAAAGAGTTTTTGAAGGGGAGATTCAGCGTTCACTCCCAAGACGTGCAGGCCATCATAGAGACCTACTACGAATGCTGGGAGAGGACGAAGAAGCTCCACGAAGAAGGCCACACGGATTGGCGCTATCCCTGGCGGCTTAAGCGTTTTTTCACCTCCACGTGGAAAGTGACCGGCATCACCGTAGAAGACGGTTCTCTCAGGCTGTCCAACGGCTGGAAGAAGCCACCGCTTAAAATAAAACTGCCCGCAAGGCTGAAGGGATTGGAAATCAAGCAGGTCCAGCTCGTCTGGCACCGCAACGGCTACTGGCTGCATATAGCGGTAGTCAAACCCGCCCTGGAGAAAGTACAGGGGGATGCCGTGGCAGCCGTAGACCCGGGCGAAGTCCATGCCTTAACCCTGACCGACGGCCGAGAAGCACTGGTCATCAGCGGCAGGCATCTGCGGTCGTTGCATCGCCTGCGGAATAAGACTTTGAGAAAGTTCCAGAAGGCCATTTCCCGGACCCAAAAAGGCTCTAACTGCCGCAAAAAACTCCTTCAATCCAAGTACCGGTTTTTGAATTGGATTGGAGCTCAAATATCCCATACCGAACATGCCGTCACGAAAATGGCGGCAGCCTGGTGCTTGGAACGCGGGGTTAAGAAGGTCTACATCGGCGACCCCCAGGGAGTAAGGGAACAGGACTGCGGGCGGCATCACAACCAGCGGATGAGCCAGTGGACCTTCGGCCGGCTACGGGATCTCCTGGAATATAAACTCAAGCGGCACGGCATCACCCTGGAGAAAATCGAAGAACGGGGCACTTCCGGCACCTGCCCAACATGCAGCAAGTATACAAAGCAAACCGGCCGCATTTACCGGTGTGGTGACAGGGATTGTGGCTTCGGTGGGGTTCACCGCGATGTAATAGGCGCTACGGGCATACTGGATTTAGTCGTAAACGGTCGGTTCACCCCTGGGCGCAAGTTGCCGGAAACGGTGTTTTATGCGCGGCCTGCAGTGTTAACGCCGATGCCGGGCCATAAAAAGAAAAAGGCCGCATAAAGATGTATCTACGCTGAGTAGTAGATGCCCATGGACCGGGCCATCCGGCATTTGGGGCTAACCTGGGTGTCTGGATGTAGCGCAAGGAGGGGGAGTAAGACCTGTTCTTTCCGGCAGGCGTCTTCCGATGAGGTGCTGAGGACCGTCCGGGATACCCCGGTTGCTTTAAAGAAGCCGCCGGGCTTGTCCCGGCGGAGGTTCACATTTTTACCTGGCCTGATAATAGAACTTGATAATATCGGCCGGAATAAAAAATGCCCGGACCTATTGCTAAAGTCCGGGCACTATCATATTCTTCAAATTCCCGCAAGAATTTTCCTGGCCCGCTCCAGGGCCTTAGCTACAGCGGCCGGGGCGGGGCCGCCGAGGAGGTCGCGGCCCTGCACGCAGGCTTCCACCGTTATGCAGTTAAGGATGTCTTCCGAGAAATAAGGTGAAAAGGATTGCCACTCGGCCAGGGTGAGGTCCTCAAAGGACTTGCCCTGTTCCAGGCAGTGGAGGACCAATGCCCCCACCACGGCATGGGCTTCGCGGAAGGGCAAACCTTTGCGCACCAGGTATTCGGCCACGTCGGTGGCAGCGGCAAAGCCCCGGGCCGCATCCTCTCGCATGCGCTCAACCCTGAATTTAGCCGTGGCCAGCATGGGGGTGAAGACCATGAGGCACCCTTTGACCGTATCCAGGGCGTCAAAGAGGGTTTCTTTATCCTCCTGCAGGTCCTTGTTGTAGGCCAGGGGTAAACCTTTCAGGACCGCCAGCATGCCCATGAGGTGGCCGTACACCCGGCCCGTCTTCCCCCGCACCAGCTCGGCCACGTCGGGGTTTTTCTTCTGGGGCATCATGCTGGAGCCGGTGCTGTAGGCGTCGTCCAGCTCGATAAAGCCGAATTCCTCGCTGGCCCAGAGGATTATTTCTTCGGCCAGGCGGCTTAAATGCATCATGATTAGGGAAGCTGCCGCCAGGAATTCCACCACAAAATCGCGGTCGGCCACAGCATCCAGGGAGTTGGCGCTGATCTCTTTAAAGCCCAGTTCTCTGGCCACCTTCTCCCGGTCAATGGGGAGGGTTGTCCCGGCCAGGGCGCCGGCGCCCAGGGGCATGACATCTACCCGCGCCAGGCACCCGTCTAAACGCTCCTGGTCGCGGTAGAACATTTCAAAGTAGGCCAGCAGGTGGTGGGCCAGGGTGACGGGCTGGGCCTTCTGCAGGTGGGTATAGCCGGGCATGATGGTGTGCAGGTGCTCGGCCGCCAGGTCCACCAGGACCTTTTGCAGGCCGGCGAGGAGTCTTTTTACTTGCGGAATTTCTTCTTTTAAATAAAGGCGCAGGTCCAGGGCTACCTGGTCGTTGCGGCTGCGCGCCGTATGCAGCTTCTTGCCGGGTGCGCCGATGCGTTCCGTGAGCAGCTTTTCGATGTTCATATGGATGTCTTCAGCACCCACGTCAAAGGTTACCCGCCCGGCCTCGATATCGGCCCTGATTTCTTCCAGGCCTTTGATTATGGCCTCGCCCTCGGCCGGGGTAATGAGCCCCACCGCTGCCAGCATCCTGGCATGGGCTATGGAGCCGGCTATGTCCTGCCGGTAAAGGCGCTGGTCGAAGCTGATGGAGGAATGGAAGTCCTCCACCAGCCGGTCGGTTGTCCTGGTAAAGCGTCCGCCCCAGAGCTTCATAGAGATACTCCCTTTGTTCATAATTCAAAGCTGACATTTGTTTTTCGTTCGCTCCCAACAAATGTCAGCCTTCGAAGTACTACCTCAAACCCGCCTGCTTTTCCATCAAGGCCCGAACCGTCAAAGGCAGGCCGAAGAGGTTGATAAATCCGGTAGCGTCCTTGTGGTCGTAATCGCCGCCGGCGCCGAAGGTCGCCAGGTCCTCGCTGTAGAGGGAGTAGGGCGATTTAACCCCTGCCGGGGTGCAGCTGCCCTTGTACAGCTTCATGCGCACGCTGCCGGTGACCGTTTCCTGGGTGCTGTCCACAAAGGCATCCAGGGCCTTTTTCAGGGGCGAGAACCAGTTGCCGTCATAGACCAGCTCGGCGTATTTAGCAGCCACAATTTCCTTGAAGTGCATGGTCATGCGGTCCAGGGTGAGGGCTTCCAGCTCCCGGTGGGCCAGGTAAAGGACGGTGCCGCCGGGGGTTTCATAAACGCCCCTGGATTTCAAGCCCACCAGGCGGTTCTCCACCATGTCGGCAATGCCGACGCCGTTGGCCGCTGCCAGGTCGTTCAATTTTTCCACCAGGGTTACGGCGTCCAGCCTTTCCCCGTCCACGGCCACCGGGATGCCCTTTTCAAAGTCAAGGGTCACATAAGTGGGTTTATCCGGGGCCTGTTCTGGCGGGGTAATGATTAAATAAAGGTCGTCCTGGGGTTCGTTCCAGGGGTTCTCCAGGTCGGCGCCTTCGTGGCTCAAGTGCCAGAGGTTGCGGTCCATGCTGTAGGGCCGATCTTTGGTGACCGGTACGGGGATGCCCCGGGCGGTGGCATAGTCAATGGCCTCTTCCCGGGAGCGAATGTTCCAGAGGCGCCAGGGGGCGATGACTTTCAGATCGGGGTTTAACGCTTTAACTCCCAGTTCAAAGCGCACCTGGTCATTACCCTTGCCGGTGGCGCCGTGGGCCACGGCGGTGGCGCCTTCCTTCTCAGCCACCTCTACCAGGCATTTGGCAATGAGGGGCCGGGCAAAGGAGGTGCCCAGGAGGTACTTGCCTTCATAGACGGCCCCGGCCTTTAAAGTCGGCCAGATATAATCTTCAACGAACTCCCGCTTTTTATCAAGGATGTAAATTTTGCTCGCCCCGCTCTTGAGGGCTTTTTCCTCCAGGGGGGCCAGTTCCTCTCCCTGGCCGAGATCAACGGCCACGGCGATAACCTCGTAGCCGTAGGTTTCTTTGAGCCAGGGGATAATAATGGAAGTATCCAGACCGCCGGAATAGGCGAGGACTACCTTTTCCGCCACGAGTACAAGTCTCCTTTCTCACTGGTAAAATAGCCTGTGTTATCGACCAGCAAACCTACATCAATGCCGCCATAATGGCCTTGTGGGCGTGGAGACGGTTTTCAGCTTCGTCAAAAACGGCTGACTGGGGACCGTCCATCACCTCGTCGGTAATCTCCTCACCCCGGTGGGCCGGCAGGCAGTGCATGACCATGGCGTCAGGTTTGGCCAGCTTCAATATCTCGCTGTTAAGCTGGTATTTCTGGAAAGCCTGGCGCCGCTTTTCCGCCTCGGCCTCCTGGCCCATACTGGCCCAAACGTCGGTGTAAAGGATATCGGCATCCTCAACAGCTTCGCGGATATTGTTGGTTACAGCTATCTGGCAGCCGTTGTAGGCGGCTATGCGCCGGGCTTCTTCTACCACCTGGGGCAGGGGCTCATAACCGGGAGGGCAGGCGATGGTCACGTTGAGGCCCACTTTAGCCCCGCCGTACATGAGGGAATGGGCGACGTTATTGCCATCGCCGATAAAGGTAAGGTTTAAACCTTTAACTGTACCCTTCCACTCGCGGATGGTCATGATATCCGCCAGGGCCTGGGTGGGGTGTAGCAAATCCGTCAGGCCGTTGATGACGGGGACGGTGGCGTGGGCCGCCAGTTCCTCCACC contains:
- a CDS encoding PTS sugar transporter subunit IIB codes for the protein MSAVVLFRIDERLIHGQVVTAWVCHVKAKSIMVVDDTSARNPVLTKVLKMAAPPGIPVSVYDVEAASQALAQSDEANRVMLIVKTPEVAQRLIARVDNNNVFPREINMGNAGKTPERTKITPNVYLDASGLAALKEIKAMGYEVYFQTVPGDTRFTWEKVVKV
- a CDS encoding sigma 54-interacting transcriptional regulator is translated as MERKKKVLLALDRLCREKAPAGQLEIGFTAQEVAREAGITRSNASGDLNYLVKEGLVVKFPGRPVRFVTRQYWEESKARNGREDTGRMAVQEIEMNPFTSLLGWNSSLKVAVEQARAALLYPPHGLHTLLIGPTGSGKTLFARTMFRYAQTLGRVTGQAQLVSFNCADYAHNPQLLMSQLFGHVKGAFTGAAQEKPGLVDAAHKSILFLDEIHRLPPEGQEMLFYLMDNGQYRRLGETGSYRSCTTLVIGATTADPHSSLLATFYRRFPVVINIPPLAERPLAERLLLLKQLLAGESRQIGRPLKVTADAIRALLLYDCPGNIGQLFNDIRLTCARAFLDATSKGTREVVITAASLPPHVQPRSAAGDNYLQELAGLVLEEEWYIEPDEAGVTAACQVPDLYTLLEKEREANGVESINNEVQWKRARQALEEYYHRYLKETVQDWKNARLRLARLVGQDIIALAQEAIKIAREDLPGQVDTSTFLALALHLNVCRQRLKTGQEIINPYLEEIAKEYPREIEVARKIMALIEKRLNLVLPPDEAGFLAMLFRAGREGKEPAWEPVGVVVMAHGSRTATSMAEVANKLVGTSAALALDVPLEGEPQQWLIEATRVVRQADRGSGVLLLVDMEPLISWGEIIAKRTGLKIHVLDNVTTAMVIEAVRKASRFPLHELVTEIGKYHYLEEYWPLEGQGNKIIVATCLTGEGAARRIKSMIREWLGDREEINIVTVNMNGQVTDSGMGWQALKGKGKLVAVIGSVDLKIPDVPFISLEEWLLGQGRRRLQELLQLPAREQDITPQELEAVLAQYLRFLEPGKMLDLCSQITRQLSQSLGRRLLPHHKINLIVHLSCLVERLQAGEQGSSWPGEEEIKRRYPREWLAVAEALAGLEKNFNITIPTGEIAFMVQFLQET
- a CDS encoding DUF6922 domain-containing protein; its protein translation is MRLPAFLKKYFWDVSFDSLDSRDESYFILERLLEYGDTRAIRWVMRQYRDEELLEVIKTSPRLSAKTGNFWRCYYHLQEDDLRCLRPPSHRRDKVHWNY
- a CDS encoding nucleotidyl transferase AbiEii/AbiGii toxin family protein, producing the protein MFTSTLPPQGQGALELLSSAGILQDFYLAGGTALALHLGHRLSEDLDFFSPSPVDTLMLKQRLDELDDFQLLGERWGTLHGIFRGIKVSFLYYRYPLLFPLAKFRGCPVASPEDIAPMKIEAIASRGSRKDFYDLYFIAREIADVRQCLEFYRRKFAS
- a CDS encoding RNA-guided endonuclease InsQ/TnpB family protein, whose amino-acid sequence is MPGKLPTCASAWNFTGVSLRLKPHEEELARSLQRESAKVWNTVMTIHRLFWFKYGIWIDEATMKEFLKGRFSVHSQDVQAIIETYYECWERTKKLHEEGHTDWRYPWRLKRFFTSTWKVTGITVEDGSLRLSNGWKKPPLKIKLPARLKGLEIKQVQLVWHRNGYWLHIAVVKPALEKVQGDAVAAVDPGEVHALTLTDGREALVISGRHLRSLHRLRNKTLRKFQKAISRTQKGSNCRKKLLQSKYRFLNWIGAQISHTEHAVTKMAAAWCLERGVKKVYIGDPQGVREQDCGRHHNQRMSQWTFGRLRDLLEYKLKRHGITLEKIEERGTSGTCPTCSKYTKQTGRIYRCGDRDCGFGGVHRDVIGATGILDLVVNGRFTPGRKLPETVFYARPAVLTPMPGHKKKKAA
- the argH gene encoding argininosuccinate lyase, which translates into the protein MKLWGGRFTRTTDRLVEDFHSSISFDQRLYRQDIAGSIAHARMLAAVGLITPAEGEAIIKGLEEIRADIEAGRVTFDVGAEDIHMNIEKLLTERIGAPGKKLHTARSRNDQVALDLRLYLKEEIPQVKRLLAGLQKVLVDLAAEHLHTIMPGYTHLQKAQPVTLAHHLLAYFEMFYRDQERLDGCLARVDVMPLGAGALAGTTLPIDREKVARELGFKEISANSLDAVADRDFVVEFLAAASLIMMHLSRLAEEIILWASEEFGFIELDDAYSTGSSMMPQKKNPDVAELVRGKTGRVYGHLMGMLAVLKGLPLAYNKDLQEDKETLFDALDTVKGCLMVFTPMLATAKFRVERMREDAARGFAAATDVAEYLVRKGLPFREAHAVVGALVLHCLEQGKSFEDLTLAEWQSFSPYFSEDILNCITVEACVQGRDLLGGPAPAAVAKALERARKILAGI
- a CDS encoding argininosuccinate synthase, whose amino-acid sequence is MAEKVVLAYSGGLDTSIIIPWLKETYGYEVIAVAVDLGQGEELAPLEEKALKSGASKIYILDKKREFVEDYIWPTLKAGAVYEGKYLLGTSFARPLIAKCLVEVAEKEGATAVAHGATGKGNDQVRFELGVKALNPDLKVIAPWRLWNIRSREEAIDYATARGIPVPVTKDRPYSMDRNLWHLSHEGADLENPWNEPQDDLYLIITPPEQAPDKPTYVTLDFEKGIPVAVDGERLDAVTLVEKLNDLAAANGVGIADMVENRLVGLKSRGVYETPGGTVLYLAHRELEALTLDRMTMHFKEIVAAKYAELVYDGNWFSPLKKALDAFVDSTQETVTGSVRMKLYKGSCTPAGVKSPYSLYSEDLATFGAGGDYDHKDATGFINLFGLPLTVRALMEKQAGLR
- the argF gene encoding ornithine carbamoyltransferase, which encodes MNDLAKGLKGRDFISLKDFTTEEIFYLLDLADELKTKLKRGEPHPLLAGKTLGMIFTKRSTRTRVAFEVGMYQLGGYALFLTKDDLQLGRGETIADTARVLSRYLDGIMIRTFAHQEVEELAAHATVPVINGLTDLLHPTQALADIMTIREWKGTVKGLNLTFIGDGNNVAHSLMYGGAKVGLNVTIACPPGYEPLPQVVEEARRIAAYNGCQIAVTNNIREAVEDADILYTDVWASMGQEAEAEKRRQAFQKYQLNSEILKLAKPDAMVMHCLPAHRGEEITDEVMDGPQSAVFDEAENRLHAHKAIMAALM